GTTTTRGACGGAGACACCATATCGTATAATAATAATSTTTATAGGTTCATAGGAATTGACGCACCAGAATTAGAACAAGTTTACGGCAAAGAGGCAAGGGACTATGTTTCTAATTTAATAAAARACAGCGATAAAGTTTCTATGCTTGTTTCTTCCTATGATATATTTGATAGRATATTRTGTCATGTTTTAATTGATGATGTACCTTTAGCTTATTATATGATAGAAGAAAAATTAGCAAAAGAGACTGTATTAAAATATGGAGATAATGGTTTTAGTGAGATTGCTAGTAATATAGTTTATTTATCTAAGTTTCAGGGCAGGCGAAAGTTTATAGACCCAKCKAGATACAGAAGAGAGAACCGCTAATTTTGTTTAGCATTTTTTAATTATGAATATTAGTAT
This Brachyspira sp. SAP_772 DNA region includes the following protein-coding sequences:
- a CDS encoding thermonuclease family protein, whose translation is AYKNKITYYKVVLDINDIKKEEYITLRDSNNSKIFLSVTNNNYSENNIDKDLIKVLDGDTISYNNNXYRFIGIDAPELEQVYGKEARDYVSNLIKBSDKVSMLVSSYDIFDRILCHVLIDDVPLAYYMIEEKLAKETVLKYGDNGFSEIASNIVYLSKFQGRRKFIDPXRYRRENR